The Chaetodon trifascialis isolate fChaTrf1 chromosome 17, fChaTrf1.hap1, whole genome shotgun sequence genome has a segment encoding these proteins:
- the rps5 gene encoding small ribosomal subunit protein uS7 translates to MTEWETAPAVAETPEIKLFGKWSTDDVQINDISLQDYIAVKEKYAKYLPHSGGRYAAKRFRKAQCPIVERLTNSMMMHGRNNGKKLMTVRIVKHAFEIIHLLTGENPLQVLVNAIINSGPREDSTRIGRAGTVRRQAVDVSPLRRVNQAIWLLCTGAREAAFRNIKTIAECLADELINAAKGSSNSYAIKKKDELERVAKSNR, encoded by the exons A TGACTGAGTGGGAGACTGCCCCAGCTGTGGCTGAGACCCCAGAGATCAAGCTCTTTGGAAAGTGGAGCACCGATGATGTCCAGATCAATGACATCTCTCTGCAG GATTACATTGCTGTGAAAGAGAAGTACGCCAAGTACCTGCCACACTCTGGAGGACGTTATGCCGCCAAGCGTTTCCGTAAGGCCCAGTGCCCCATTGTGGAGCGTCTGACCAACTCCATGATGATGCACGGCCGCAACAACGGCAAGAAGCTGATGACTGTTCGCATTGTCAAGCATGCCTTTGAGATCATCCACCTGCTGACTGGAGAG AATCCCCTCCAGGTCTTGGTGAATGCCATCATCAACAGCGGACCCCGTGAGGACTCCACTCGTATTGGTCGTGCTGGTACCGTCAGGAGGCAGGCTGTGGACGTGTCGCCCCTCCGCAGAGTCAACCAG GCCATCTGGCTGCTGTGCACAGGAGCAAGAGAAGCTGCTTTCAGGAACATCAAGACCATCGCCGAGTGCCTGGCTGATGAGCTGATCAATGCAGCTAAG GGTTCATCTAACTCTTACGCCATCAAGAAAAAGGACGAGTTGGAGAGAGTTGCCAAGTCCAACCGTTAA